From Miscanthus floridulus cultivar M001 chromosome 15, ASM1932011v1, whole genome shotgun sequence, the proteins below share one genomic window:
- the LOC136508703 gene encoding condensin-2 complex subunit CAP-D3-like, which yields MDADEMDVDLDGAGGIGSPPSASPASASGSLPAVLSELAALHRRASSSSSSATSPPLSLPSITFLSSGPAAVASIFPRLAEAGVPASSLLPPLEASLSAHPLPAAVAYLRLLLAPASPLLTLFSPLPFLSLLLAIRKAAAAAAASGAGSAASNPSSGSGAAANLRKRKNQRQKPPAAPRAAPSLLPKALSLLADAAGRLPLGAHPDARRSLVDTAAELAAFDVLAAVLGSDYHAGAVQDVIRALAPVVLSATKSAARVAAVQFLVRKLVPLGGEEGEEAVRKAVGYLPRYLAAKAPDKAEARALAVEAIVEVVRALEAEGREGFAGYVVAMARGKAKGRLLAVDLVLALLPVLLPSEGDDCDTEDSWGLKFLRLLVERCSDSVGGVRARALTNAAQVLDVLSERGVEVDRLQEVMRIGDMGLGELLRRRCTDDKAAVRKAVLVLITKAIGLIGRPMDESLLCAMGAACSDPLVSIRKAALAAISEVFRKFPDEKVMKEWLQAVPPLVIDSETSIQEECENLFLELVLNRICQAAKSKLDDDSITLEEVFPEGTLELLKSICDGEVAPCIKKICASLGKKKKLKPLLASSLQNIITLSESLWSRNCKPIENWTAPIGSWWLLSEVSSFVPKSVDWKFLSHHWKLLDNVGQDDRGKACSQVEPNSALWAVNRVSLLQTISNVSMELPVKPAAELAQSLLTRIEDFDMNLSEVDAHVKALKTLCKRKAKSANEGDALILKWAQQLICSAFDILDQYIKEASESARGHSFVTPMTGKRKGMKQTSASKSTLRAVVAVFTVGSLILACPTADVKDITPLLHTIVTSGSSEPRPKNLVGGTISFKELAPSLYIQSWDTLAKICLVDDKVAKRYIPIFVQELERSDMATLRNNIMIAMADFYIRYTALVDCYMSKITKSLRDPCEVVRRQTFILLSKLLQRDYVKWRGVLFLRFLPSLVDESEKIRHLADYLFGNILKAKAPLLAYNSFIEAIYVLNDCTGHGVYSDSQSQGSSDGRPALFAIRGTDERSRSKRMHIYVSLLKQMAPEHLLATSAKLCAEILAAVCDGLLSVDEAGGRAVLQDALQILACKEMRIHPNILSDNSEMDEEGGEGGATASALLAAKGRAVTQVAKKNLIQIAVPIFIELKRLLESKNSPLIGCLMECLRALLKDYKNEMEEILVADKQLQRELLYDMQKYEAGKGKGKAAAQAEAEAGPSGTGRSPAGESARATVRSVLKEVNLKAPTPPLHSMSVPKVKSILGSAGPGSRRPDVLESVRRLQPFESDDES from the exons ATGGACGCCGACGAGATGGACGTCGACCTCGACGGCGCCGGCGGGATCGGCTCCCCACCCTCGGCCTCCCCCGCGTCCGCCTCCGGTTCCCTCCCCGCCGTCCTCTCCGAGCtcgccgccctccaccgccgcgcgtcctcctcctcctcctccgccacctccCCGCCCCTGTCCCTGCCCTCCATCACGTTCCTCTCCTCCGGCCCCGCCGCCGTCGCGTCCATCTTCCCCCGCCTCGCCGAGGCCGGCGTCCCCGCGTCCTCCTTGCTGCCCCCGCTCGAGGCCTCGCTCTCCGCTCACCCGCTCCCCGCCGCCGTCGCctacctccgcctcctcctcgcccCGGCCTCCCCGCTCCTCACCCTCTTCTCCCcgctccccttcctctccctcctcctcgcCATCCgcaaggccgccgccgccgccgccgcctccggcgcCGGCAGCGCCGCCTCCAACCCTAGCTCCGGTTCCGGCGCCGCCGCCAACCTCCGCAAGCGCAAGAACCAGCGCCAGAAGCCGCCGGCGGCCCCGCGGGCGGCGCCGTCGCTGCTCCCGAAGGCGCTCTCCCTGCTCGCCGACGCCGCGGGGAGGCTGCCGCTCGGGGCCCACCCGGACGCGCGGCGGTCGCTCGTCGACACCGCCGCGGAGCTCGCGGCGTTCGACGTCCTCGCCGCCGTCCTTGGATCCGACTACCACGCCGGGGCGGTGCAGGACGTGATACGCGCGCTGGCCCCGGTGGTGCTCTCGGCCACGAAATCCGCGGCACGGGTGGCCGCGGTGCAGTTCCTCGTGAGGAAGTTGGTGCCTTTGGGTGGCGAGGAAGGGGAGGAAGCAGTTAGGAAGGCAGTGGGGTACCTTCCTAGGTACTTGGCCGCGAAGGCGCCGGACAAGGCGGAGGCCAGGGCACTGGCGGTGGAAGCCATAGTCGAGGTGGTGCGGGCATTGGAGGCAGAAGGAAGGGAGGGATTTGCAGGGTATGTTGTGGCCATGGCAAGGGGCAAGGCAAAGGGACGACTGCTTGCTGTGGATTTGGTCCTCGCCTTGCTCCCAGTGCTGTTACCATCTGAAGGGGATGACTGTGATACAGAGGACTCTTGGGGGCTGAAGTTTCTGCGGCTGTTGGTGGAGAGGTGCTCAGATAGCGTGGGAGGGGTTCGAGCTCGGGCGTTAACGAATGCAGCCCAGGTGCTTGATGTTTTGTCTGAGAGAGGTGTGGAGGTTGACCGGTTGCAGGAGGTGATGAGGATTGGGGACATGGGGCTTGGGGAATTGCTGAGACGACGCTGCACCGATGATAAGGCTGCTGTGAGGAAGGCTGTGCTTGTGCTCATCACAAAGGCAATCGGTTTGATTGGGAGACCCATGGATGAGTCTCTTCTTTGTGCAATGGGCGCTGCATGCTCTGATCCATTAGTCAGCATCCGCAAGGCTGCTCTTGCTGCCATCTCAGAGGTGTTTAGGAAATTTCCTGATGAGAAAGTGATGAAAGAGTGGCTTCAGGCTGTGCCTCCACTGGTGATTGATAGTGAGACAAGCATCCAGGAGGAATGTGAAAACCTGTTCCTTGAACTGGTGCTTAACAGGATCTGCCAAGCTGCCAAATCGAAACTAGATGATGATTCCATCACCTTGGAGGAAGTTTTCCCTGAAGGGACACTGGAATTGCTGAAAAGCATCTGTGATGGAGAGGTTGCTCCATGCATAAAGAAGATATGTGCAAGCcttgggaagaagaagaagctgaAACCACTACTTGCTAGCTCACTGCAGAACATCATAACACTATCTGAATCCTTGTGGTCGAGAAATTGTAAGCCAATCGAAAATTGGACTGCACCTATTGGGTCCTGGTGGCTTCTTTCTGAAGTCTCATCATTCGTGCCAAAATCAGTTGACTGGAAGTTCCTCTCCCACCACTGGAAACTCCTTGACAATGTTGGCCAAGACGACAGAGGTAAAGCTTGTTCTCAAGTGGAACCAAACTCTGCGCTCTGGGCAGTCAATCGTGTGTCACTCTTGCAAACCATTTCAAATGTCTCCATGGAGCTGCCTGTGAAACCTGCAGCAGAATTGGCACAGAGCTTGCTCACAAGGATTGAGGATTTTGATATGAACCTGAGTGAG GTTGATGCGCATGTAAAAGCACTGAAAACTTTATGTAAAAGGAAAGCAAAATCAGCTAATGAGGGTGATGCACTGATCCTGAAGTGGGCGCAGCAACTTATCTGTAGTGCTTTTGACATCCTTGACCAGTACATAAAAGAGGCATCCGAATCAGCCAGGGGTCACAGTTTCGTTACTCCTATGACTGGCAAACGCAAGGGAATGAAACAGACATCTGCATCAAAGTCAACATTACGTGCAGTTGTTGCTGTGTTCACTGTTGGATCACTGATCCTAGCTTGTCCTACTGCTGATGTGAAGGACATCACCCCTTTGCTACACACAATTGTAACTTCTGGAAGTTCTGAGCCAAGGCCAAAAAACCTTGTTGGTGGGACCATTTCTTTCAAAGAGTTAGCTCCATCATTATATATACAATCGTGGGATACATTAGCAAAAATATGCCTTGTAGATGACAAAGTGGCCAAACGGTACATTCCAATTTTTGTTCAG GAGCTTGAGAGGAGTGATATGGCTACCCTTCGGAATAATATCATGATTGCGATGGCAGACTTCTATATCCGTTATACTGCATTGGTTGACTG TTACATGTCAAAAATAACAAAATCACTCCGTGATCCCTGTGAAGTAGTACGGAGACAAACATTTATCCTACTCTCTAAGTTGCTGCAG AGGGACTATGTAAAGTGGAGAGGGGTTCTCTTCCTTCGGTTTCTGCCATCTTTAGTTGATGAGTCTGAGAAGATTAGGCATTTGGCTGATTACCTTTTTGGGAACATCTTAAAAG CTAAAGCGCCACTCCTTGCATATAATAGTTTTATTGAAGCTATATATGTTCTAAATGATTGCACTGGACATGGTGTATATAGCGACTCTCAGTCTCAGGGAAGTTCAGATGGAAGACCTGCCCTTTTTGCAATTCG tGGCACTGACGAAAGATCGAGATCAAAACGAATGCACATTTATGTCTCTTTGCTGAAACAAATGGCACCAGAGCACCTTTTAGCCACGTCGGCCAAGTTATGTGCTGAGATCTTGGCAGCTGTTTGTGATGGATTGCTCAGTGTTGATGAGGCTGGTGGAAGGGCTGTACTTCAG GATGCTCTGCAGATACTGGCTTGCAAGGAGATGCGCATCCACCCCAACATCTTGTCAGATAATTCTGAGATGGACGAGGAAGGCGGCGAGGGCGGGGCAACGGCCAGCGCGCTCCTGGCGGCCAAAGGGAGGGCGGTGACCCAGGTCGCGAAGAAGAACCTGATCCAGATCGCAGTCCCGATCTTCATCGAACTGAAGCGGCTGCTGGAGAGCAAGAACAGCCCGCTGATCGGGTGCCTGATGGAGTGCCTGCGCGCCCTGCTCAAGGACTACAAGAACGAGATGGAGGAGATCCTGGTGGCGGACAAGCAGCTCCAGCGTGAGCTCCTCTACGACATGCAGAAGTACGAGGCAGGCAAGGGGAAGGGCAAGGCTGCCGCGcaggccgaggccgaggctggTCCCAGCGGCACCGGCAGGTCCCCTGCTGGTGAGTCTGCGAGAGCCACTGTCAGGTCGGTGCTGAAGGAGGTGAACCTGAAGGCGCCGACGCCGCCGCTGCACTCGATGAGCGTGCCCAAGGTGAAGTCCATTCTGGGCAGTGCTGGGCCGGGCTCTCGGCGCCCCGATGTCCTGGAGTCGGTCAGGCGGCTTCAGCCGTTTGAGTCGGACGATGAGAGTTAG